CAGCCAGCTCCACCTCCCAGTCCACCTCCTGTAGAGAACGAAGCAGTGAGCTACCTGGCTCCAGGGCCTGTTCCCATGCTGAGGGGCTGCACACCGTGCTTTAGGGCCTAGGTCTCTGACCGTGGGGCTTGGCTGTGGGCCCACAATTGTAATCGCCATGAACCAGACGTAGTGAAGGCGGGGGGAGGTGTGGCCTGTAGACCCATAAAcgtgggcaggggcaggcagcAGCACTGCGTGCACGCACAGCTCCCCACTGTGGGGAGCGCCTGGCTCGCTCACTTGGTACAGCAcgtgacttgatcttggggttgcgagttcgagccccacgctgggtgtagagattataaataaattttttaagaaaggcaACATGAGTCTGGGCACTGAATTTACAAGTCACTCGATactttcaaaaaagaatgaataccaAGTAATAACAGCTAACCCTACTGTGTGCCAATAGCATCCTAAGTGCTTTCAGGTATTAACTCacttaaatgaaaagaaatgggcACACCACAGAAAAAAACATGCACAGCCTTTCCCTTAATCAGCAAAGTGCAACTATAAGAGAGATACAACTTAGCCTTTCAAATTGCCTGCTCTTTCTAATGGTAACAACCAGAGTTGCTCTGAGCACGGCCGACACCTGATCTTGGTCTCTAGCATTGGTCCCCACTAGACAGAAATGGGTTCCTTGGGGGAAATGGCTAATTCCAGGTCTGAGAcagtacaagatgagcctgaaaTATCTTGGCAAGAAAGCAAGGAAGTACTGAGAAAGTGACAGGGCTGGGGCCAACCTGAAGCCACCCACCGGCCAAATTGAGACGATTTGAATATCAGAATATAAGTGATGGACTATAACATActggataaaaatgaaaatcaggaaTACACAGTGCTACTAAAGGGACAGGagtaaaaaaagaagggaggtaGCTTTTCTTCACAGAATGCCAGATAGTAAGAAGGAATGATAGAAAAATCACCTTTTTCTAACCCCCAATACAATAATGAATTCAGGTGAGGATCCCTGGATGAAAAGCTGTGGGGCAATAAGATAGTCCACAGGGTCTCAAATTCCTACCCTGTAGACTGCTTATTAATTACCACAGTGAAATACACCTTTCCGATGAGATCTGGTCAACATCAAGTAAACCAAGTGATCAAACTTTAGGACCATCTGACATAAGCCTCCCAATGGGGTGCAATACACATCTGTTGCTTCAGACTGAATGTGCCCCCTACCCtgaaattcgtatgttgaaacctaacccccaatgtgataaTATTAGGAGGTAGAGCCTTTGGGAAGTAACTAGGTCATGAAGGCGAAGCTCTCATGAATagggttagtgcccttataaaagagatcccagagagctcccttgccccttctaccatgtgagaaAACAGCGAAAAGAGAGccgtctgtgaaccaggaagccgGCTCTCCCCAAGCACCAAATGTATCGGtaccttgatcctggacttcccagcctccagaactatgagaaatttttgtggtttattttgttacagcagtccaaATGAACTAACACCTATATAGAATCCTTGACAAAAAATGTTTAACTCAAATCTAATGAGGAAAAAGAGTGTGGGATATGCTAAGACAAACTGCCAGGATTCTTCCAAAAGTCAGTGTCATGAAAGAAAATGGCAAGGGGATTGTTTGATATCAGAATTCAGTAAACTATGGCCCACGGGCCCGATCGACCTCCTGGCTGCTTTTATAAATAGCTTTCCTGGAACACAGTCATATTCACTCCTTTATGTATCAGCCACGGCTACATTCACACGACAGGGGCAAAGATGAGTTGTTGCAACAGACACCCTGTGGCTTTCAGAGTCTTTTACTGACTGACCCTTTGAGAAAGTCTGCAGATCCCTGTTCTAGATTAAAGCACTAAAGAGACATAACCAAGTACACTGCGTGGCCTTGACTGATCCTGGttcaacaaacaaaaagtaaaacaaccCAAATTAAGTCATCTTTGGGGGCAAATGGGAATATTCTCAGTTGGACTATATATTAGGTATTATTCATGTTAATTTTCTTAGTGGTGATAGTGGTTATTATGGTCATGTAGGACGTTGTACTTACTCTTAGAAGATGCAtcctgaattttattctttttctacaaTTAGAGTGTATTATTTTTGCAGTCAGTAAAAAATacgttaattttttttccctgagactAGCCTTACACAGTATAATCCCCTGTAGTTTCTACTAAATGCACTACTAAGCAACAGGTAGCTCCTTTAGGCTGGCTGCTGAGTGCTGAGCACCCTGGTGATGGGCCGGCGACTGGGGGCCTATGAGGAGGCACTGACCTGACTCTCCGGTGGGAGGATGACCTCATCGTAGGGCCCCACGATGGAGCTGGCAAACTTGCTGAAGATGATGGGCTCCTTTGGCACTGGAACGTTCTGCTCTTTGCAGTGGTCCACATAATTCATTCCCACACACACCACCTTGTCTGGCCGCGTGACTGGGGCCAGAAAGGTCACCTCTGACCGTGGTAGGACTGGCAACTGGGCAGCCAGAGCTCTGCAGAGaccagagcaggagagagggactGATTAGGAGCAGGCCAGCAGCCCTTGGGCATGCTGGGGAGGTACTGCAGCAGCTACAAGTTGtgctttttcaaatatattttctagatCTATCAAACATCACAATCAGTGTGCAAACCAAACCCAGCTATTATCCTTTGATATCAGagcactgtttattttttatccagTGTTGATTTCCTTTCCCCCATTAGGTAATACATGTCATGTAGGGGAACTGAAAAGGTGCACATGAGAAGACCGGAAaggcctctctcctgcccctgctccatCCTCGCACACAGCTGCCAGGGCCCGCGTAGCTCTCCACGGTGCTCTCCACATACTCTTCTCCTCTTGTCCTTTCTTACACAACTGACAGCACACCAaatacaccttttaaaaaaatacgtattttttgGAGACCTCTGTGTAGCAGTAGATACCTTTCCCCTTTTCTGACAGGACTGTGACCTGCACAGTACAGATACACCCAATTACCTGATGAGGGACATGGAAGTAGTGTGCAATCTTGGGAGACTACGACCGTATCGGAAAGATACTGTTACCAATACTGTGTGCTCTCAAACGTTTGTATTTGTGCCAGTTTAATATGTACAAATAACTCAAAGTGGTTCTTAATTTACTGTTCATCAGATTCCATACGGCTGCTGGCTTCAGGGAAGTCCCTACCTAATCTAGCCCAAACCCAAGAACCATCTCTAGGAATACCTCTTTGCAGTCCTCTCTCTTCTAAGGAGCCAAGCATCCAAAGACTCCCCCAAGCTTCCCAAGATGCCTCCTAGGACCCCAGATCCCAGACTTCTCAGGCAGACAGGAACTTAGTCCCTTGGGGAAGGCAGAGTGATGAAGCAGAGTTTCCGGCCCCATCACCGAATGTGTGGCCTTGAGATAGTTAATCACCATCCCTGGGCCTGAGGATGTTGTCATACAAGATTTCTAAGGCTCTTCACTAAGAGAAGAGGTGAGAAAGGAAAGGTAGGGTTACTCTGCTGACCTGCAAGAGTTACCAGCTAACTGTTTcccagggcagggatgggggtgggaaggggtgggTAGCAGGGCAGCCATTGTAGCTGCCTGCTGATTTACCTTCTTGCCACTGAGAGAGTGGCCTCTCCCTGCTCCAGGAACTCCATCATCGTCTTGGGCAGTGTGGGGTCAAAGGCGTTGAGGTTGATGACCCCCCCGCCATTCCCTGACTCCAAGCCCAGGTGAGGTCCCATCAGGTGGGGTGCCTGGAACTGCACCAGTCTCATATTTCTGGAGGGTTGAAAGGGCCACTTCTGAGCCTGCAGCAGAGTTGTGAGCAACCTTCTACAGGAGACCAGCATCAGAACCTATGAAGAAAACCGTGGGTCCTAGgggacagagggaacagaaaCCACCATCGGGGTCCACAGAGTTCCCCGAGCTGCAGCCCAAGCCCTCTCACGCCATCAGCCATTCCTGGCACAGCACAGTCCTGGAAGTGGTACACATTTATTAGTTATTTCACCCTGTTACACTGTATCAGGTGATTTTTTTGCTCAATTCAATGCGTGTAATGAAACATTTCTAGCGGAGTGACTACTTCATGCCAGGCACTGACCTAGATGGCAGGGGTTCCGGCGTTCCTTCAGCCGGTGCCTTCCGCAGGCTCCCGCTGTAGCTGGCACTGCCGAAGCACTGACCCGCCCGGCCCTGCCACCCTGCTCTCAGGGCAGACTAACGACTGATGGCGTAAGAAGATCCAGCAAGTGGGACTACTGCTGTGAAGATAAACGGTCCTGCCTTTGTCTAGTTTTCTTGAGGAAGTGatgctgagctgagctgggctgggctaaAATAAGCAGGACTAGAACTTAGCTAAGAGTGGGGCCCTGCATGGACAAGTGACCACTGGTGAAACTGGCTTCACAGCTGTCACaggcaattttttaaatgccagtttGATCCTTTCACCCTTCTACTGAAATATATTACCAAGCCAAAAGCCCTACCAGGCTACCCTAGCCTTCTAAGAGCAGCCCCCACAAACCTCTCCAGACAGTAATTAGCTTCTCCTGCTGCAGTTCAGGCTCCCTGAGGGAAGAGGCTGCAGACAAAGGGCAGGGCCTAAGCCTGACAGGCATCACTGGGCTATCTCCTCTCTGGGTTCCAGGACTACGTCTGTCTCTCACTGCTCagtccccagtgcccagcactgtgcccgGCACAGAAGGCTCTACACTACACTCTGCTGAATCAACAAATGCCAGGAGCGGCGGCTTGACTTTTCACTACTTGGAAAAGCTTGGTGATTGTCAGCATGGCTGTGTCTTCCCTTCTCAAATCACTCAGAAGCTTTCAACAGGGCTCAGGTCCTGTTTTGAGTTCTAGGCTTTACTCAAAGACAAACCCCattctcttgttttgtttctaatcTAAGCCTGACCTTCATTCCAAACAGTCCCTGCCCTGCATGGGTCCTTGCTTTAAAAAGTAACTCTTTATGCTCAGGCACGTGGAGGTAGTCCCAGACTCCTGGTCCTCACCCTGATGGTTCAATTTGCCATATTCAGTTAAAGACCCAGGTCACTGATCTGACCACTGTAGTGGCCAAGGAGTTCAACCAGAAAACCAGGAGCTTTGAAACTTCCGCCCTCCTGTCTCACACAGCCATGCTACTGTCAAAAATCTGTTCAAGCCAAAATGCATGCATTCAGACACTCTACACACTGAATAAATAGTTACTGCTCCCACTGAATGCCAGGTcttattttaagtgctttacctACAATGTCTGATTGAATTCTCTTGACAATTGTGGAAGGTAGGTACTGttagttccattttacagatgaaaaaaacaagGCTCAGAAAGATGAAGGGATCTGCCCAAGTTCCCAAGGAGAGAAAATAGCTGACACTTGAATCCAAGTCCAGGTGACACTGAAATTCTTGGCTTGGGCTAAAGTGTCCTAGAGGTGGTGGGGGTTGGACTTCAGTATATCTCCTAGAGGCCCACTGACACCCTGTCTTCTGTCAGCCTGGGAAAACTTGGTCATATGCTGGCTGCCGCTTCAGGGATATGGCTGGTCACCTGCTTTCCAAGATAACCCCAGGCCCCACTGACTATGCCCTTCCCACATGACAGGCACATTCAGGTTCTCATTCTGCCCTACAGCAATTCCCTCAGGTACaacatcccattttacagaagcgGGCAATGAGGCTTAAAGAAATCATCTGCCAAAGTAGCAGAAAGTGGCCCTGGTGCTTCTGCGGTAGTTACGATGCAACAGAACACGAGCTCAATTCAACTCCTGGAAAAGGGTCCTtaaggaaagaggcagagattCGAGGTGGAAACAGCACAAGCATCGCAGCTTGAGAGACGTGGGACTGTGTCCCACCACCCACTTGCTTGGCACCCCGCACCAGTCCCCCAGCTTTGTCTCCGGCACTCACGAGGGCCCGCCCGCCGGGTCCCTGTGGTCGCTGCAGCCCGGGATCCCGGTCCAGTCCTGACCTCAGCCGAAGACCTGGAGGGAGGCTGAGACCCGGCCCGGCGCACAACTCCAAGCTACCTGGCTGCGGCGGCCGGTCTTGCCGGGTGCCCTGAGCTGTCGGGCGCGGGCTCACGGGGTTGGGGGGCCAAGGTCAGCAGGCGCCTAGACACCTGCACCGCGTTCTGGAAACCGACTCGCCCGAGGATCTGCAGGAGTAGCGCGCCCAGCTGCTCCACGAAGACTTTCGCACAGGCGGGCGCTCCTTGGTGACGCCAGAGAACGGCAGCCAATAGAAGGGCGCCTCATTCTATCCCGGAAGTCAAGTCACGGAGGGGGCGGGCCTAGCGCTGGAGGGCAGGTAGCCTCTCGGGTTTTTTCAGGCGTCTGGGCGGGGCCGACGTGGGTGAGGCCGGCCGACGCAGGTGAGACCAACCGCCGCCCGAGGCCAGTCCCCGCTACTCAAAGTCGGGGCTCCTCGCACCTGCATGAATCTGGCAGTAAGTGCTTCCTGAAAATCTGCGCTCTGGGCTCCTCGCTAGCCTCACCTGCGTCGGGCCCTGCTTCGGGCCAGGCACCATTTTGATTATTGGGAAAAGAGTGGAGGAGACCAAATTATGGCGTCCTGGTTCACAACGACGAGTATTTTTGTCTTCCTATTCTGATATATCACTGAGAAGAGGAGGAATGATTGCACCCATTTTACATATGGGAAACCCGAGGCAGAAGTGCTTTGCTCAAGGTGACACAAGGAGCGTGAGTAGTGGAACCAGCATTCTGGACCCCAAGGGCAGCCCTTTACTCCCATTCTCAAGCAGCCTTGTCTTCACATGCACTGTGTTGGGCCTAGGGCAGGATAGTGGGAAGCATAACCTCTAGCATCAAAGAACAGGCATTCGAGTGCACAGGTGGTTTAATTAAACAGGCAGTCATAATCCAGTAGGATTGTAGGCCTCTGGCATATGGAGACACATAAAGGGCTCTGCGCAAGATGCCCAGGACTTAACCCTGGACCAGATCATCCAGGGTTTTACTTGTCCCAAGAAAGAGTTTGAGCCTTATCTTAGGAAACAGGAGGCCTCACAGGGGATGTGCCACGGTTAGACTTGCATTTGAGAACTTTTGCCCGGCCACTCCTCCAAGGCGAAGTGTCTAGATACGAGTGGTACAGGTGACAGCAATGGTGTAGGTGGCTTGGTGTGTGGCAGAGACGGGAGAATCCAGAGATATTTAGAAGGTAGAACTGACAGCCTTCAATGATGATGACAGGAGGTGGGAGCGGAGGGGGGAGGAGGTCCAAGGCCTACTCCTAGGGCTCTGGCTGGTAAATGGCACTGCCATTCATGGAGACGAGGGGTCTAGAGGGGCAGCAGGTCTGGGGAGAGGATGGTGAGCTCAGTTTTGGATGGGTTATATTTAATGTGCCTGTGACACAGTCAAGGAGCACTGCAGGGTGGGCAGTTGGAGACACAGGTCTTGGAACTTAGGGCATTAGCTCGAAGGTAGAGGTCAGCATACTGATGGAAATGGAACTTGTGAGGCTAAGTATGATCAGGAGGAATGTGGTAAAGAGAGCCTGGCATAAACCCCAGTCAGGAGACCCATCATGTAAGGATAAGCCAGAAAGACTGAAGGGTAACAGGGAGACAGGGGAACTCATAACTTAGGCAGAGGTTTGGGACTGCACCTTCCAAATGCCAAGGAGAGGACTTCTGCTTCTGGACGAGAATAAAACAGGTGATGTCATTAAAGACCATGGTCAAAAAGATAATAGGATACTATGAACAAAtctacacacataaatttgacaacCTCAATGAAATGGACCGAAATACAGCCTATCACAATTCAcccaaaatgaaagataatttgGATAGCACTGtatctattaaggaaattgaatttgtaactTAAAAACTCCTGAAAAAGAAACATCCAGTCCCAGATGGTTTcattggagaattctaccaaatgtttaaggaATGAACACCAATTCTACATAAtctatttcagaaaatagaataggAAGGAACAtgtcccaattcattttatgaagccagtattaccctgataccagaaaacaaagacagtacaaaaaaggAAACTACAACCAATATCTCCCACAAATACAGATGCAAAAGTCcttaacaaaacattagcaaatataattcaacaatatataaagatAATTCCCTACCATGACCACAcggggtttattccaggaatgcaaggcaTGTTCAATATCCAAAAATTACTCAGTATAATCCACCATACtaataagctaaagaaaaaaatcacaaagtcaTATCaattaatgtagaaaaaaatctgacaaaattcaacatccattcatgacaaataCTCTCAGAGAACTcagaagggaacttcttcaacttgataaagaacatctaacAAGAAgcctacagttaacatcatagTTAATAGTGAAAACGTGAATGCTTTCCCCCTGGAATTGGGAAGAAAGAATGCCAGTtcctaacactttttttttttttttttaaagaatgattgaTTCATtgtgcaagtgggggaaggggcagaggaagagagagaaacttaagcagactcccttccGAGTGCAGAGTGTGACTCCAGGCTCCATCTCAAGagcctgagatcctgacctgagccgaaatcaagagttggacacttaatggactgagccacccaggcaccctgctaccACTCCTAATCATCATAGTACTGTAAATTCTAGCTAGTGCAGTAAggcaatgaaaggaaataaaaagc
Above is a window of Halichoerus grypus chromosome 10, mHalGry1.hap1.1, whole genome shotgun sequence DNA encoding:
- the LOC118524625 gene encoding oxaloacetate tautomerase FAHD2A, mitochondrial gives rise to the protein MLVSCRRLLTTLLQAQKWPFQPSRNMRLVQFQAPHLMGPHLGLESGNGGGVINLNAFDPTLPKTMMEFLEQGEATLSVARRALAAQLPVLPRSEVTFLAPVTRPDKVVCVGMNYVDHCKEQNVPVPKEPIIFSKFASSIVGPYDEVILPPESQEVDWEVELAVVIGKKGKRIKATDAMAHVAGFTVAHDVSARDWQMRRNGKQWLLGKTFDTFCPLGPALVTKDSIADPHNLKICCRVNGEVVQSSNTNQMVFKTEELIAWVSQFVTLYPGDVILTGTPPGVGVFRKPPVFLKKGDEVQCEIEELGIIINKVV